From Musa acuminata AAA Group cultivar baxijiao chromosome BXJ3-8, Cavendish_Baxijiao_AAA, whole genome shotgun sequence, one genomic window encodes:
- the LOC135645609 gene encoding transcription factor MYC2-like: protein MNLWSDDNASVMEAFMASTDLQGFSWAPPPTPPPPSTAASSFDPVRAVRGPAPPAASPQTPTTPAYLSQETLQQRLQTLIEGARESWTYGIFWQSSVDAATGASYLVWGDGYYKGREEDKRKQRPTAAASPEEQEYRKRVLRELHSLISCGGSSGMDEAVEDEVTDTEWFFLVSMTHSFVNGAGLAGQALYAGAPSWVAGDSRLAAAPCQRAHQAQLLGIQTMVCVPVGSGVLELGSTDVIFENPEIMGKIRVLFNFDSPDAPTSSSAAAAAPSSLALQSAVGTPAADRGETDPSVLSLTDPSAVEIKDSVSFLSTTADMSVTKPPIQFGNKATSSNLIENPSSSFQTQKSQNHQQQHRSGGSKPRNQSFFSKDLNSSEFASNDSVGPHSFERESGNILNFAGGKRNSSPAPAAGSLFSHHPAAAAATVDDKKNTRSTGATSRASNNNDEGMLSFSSTPVRPLPNGQRNSSGGGRGGGGGILDAADSDQSDLVASVREVESSQVVEPEKRPRKRGRKPANGREEPLNHVEAERQRREKLNQRFYALRAVVPNVSKMDKASLLADAVSYIEELRSKLQAVEADREELQAQVEALEKQRDSGRARPSPTAQHEQMVNGESRCHGVEMEVKILGMEAMVRLQCERRNHPAARLMTALQELGVEVHYASVSVVKDLMIQQATVKMSPSRVYTQEQLNAALYSRLAAEAPVRR, encoded by the coding sequence ATGAACCTCTGGTCCGACGACAACGCCTCCGTGATGGAGGCCTTCATGGCCTCCACCGACCTCCAGGGCTTCTCCTGGGCTCCTCCTCCCACCCCTCCGCCGCCCTCCACAGCCGCTTCCTCCTTCGATCCCGTGAGGGCCGTCCGTGGTCCTGCCCCGCCGGCGGCGTCGCCGCAAACTCCAACCACGCCCGCGTACCTCAGCCAGGAGACGCTCCAGCAACGGTTGCAGACGCTGATCGAGGGGGCGCGAGAGAGCTGGACGTACGGCATCTTCTGGCAGTCGTCGGTGGACGCCGCCACAGGGGCCTCCTACCTGGTCTGGGGGGACGGCTACTATAAGGGCCGCGAGGAGGACAAGCGGAAGCAGCGGCCCACGGCCGCCGCCTCCCCCGAGGAACAGGAGTACCGGAAGCGCGTCCTACGGGAGCTCCACTCGCTCATCTCCTGCGGCGGATCGTCGGGGATGGACGAGGCCGTCgaagacgaggtcaccgacaccgAATGGTTCTTCCTCGTCTCTATGACCCATTCCTTCGTGAACGGCGCCGGTCTTGCCGGTCAGGCTCTCTACGCCGGCGCGCCCTCCTGGGTCGCAGGCGACTCCCGACTTGCCGCGGCGCCCTGCCAGCGGGCGCACCAGGCGCAGCTGCTTGGCATCCAAACCATGGTGTGCGTCCCGGTCGGCTCCGGCGTCCTCGAGCTCGGTTCCACCGATGTCATCTTCGAAAACCCCGAGATCATGGGCAAGATCCGCGTCCTCTTCAACTTCGACTCCCCGGATGCACCCACCTCCTCCTCGGCAGCCGCCGCCGCACCATCCTCTCTCGCGCTGCAATCTGCGGTGGGGACTCCCGCTGCCGATCGGGGCGAGACCGATCCATCCGTGCTCTCGCTCACAGATCCGTCCGCGGTCGAAATCAAAGACTCCGTCTCGTTCCTCTCGACCACCGCCGATATGTCCGTCACGAAACCCCCGATCCAATTCGGGAACAAAGCTACCTCCAGTAACCTTATCGAAAACCCTAGCTCTTCGTTCCAGACTCAAAAATCCCAAAACCACCAGCAGCAGCATCGGAGCGGCGGCAGTAAACCGCGGAACCAATCTTTCTTCTCCAAAGATCTCAACTCCTCCGAATTCGCCTCGAACGACTCCGTGGGCCCCCACTCGTTCGAGCGGGAGTCTGGAAATATCCTAAATTTCGCCGGTGGCAAGAGGAATTCGTCGCCAGCCCCTGCCGCCGGCAGCCTCTTCTCCCACCACCCAGCCGCCGCTGCCGCCACGGTGGACGACAAGAAGAACACGAGATCCACGGGGGCGACGTCCAGAGCGAGCAACAACAACGATGAGGGGATGCTCTCCTTCTCATCGACTCCGGTAAGACCACTCCCCAACGGTCAACGGAATTCTTCCGGTGGCGgtcgcggtggcggtggcgggatCCTCGACGCCGCCGATTCTGATCAGTCAGACCTCGTGGCCTCGGTGCGGGAGGTGGAGAGCAGCCAGGTGGTGGAGCCGGAGAAGCGGCCGAGGAAGCGTGGCCGGAAACCTGCCAACGGCCGCGAGGAACCTCTCAACCACGTGGAAGCCGAGCGGCAGCGGCGCGAGAAGCTCAACCAGAGGTTCTACGCTCTCCGTGCGGTAGTCCCAAACGTGTCGAAGATGGACAAAGCCTCCCTCCTCGCCGACGCCGTGTCGTACATCGAAGAACTGCGGTCAAAGCTCCAAGCAGTGGAAGCCGACAGGGAGGAGCTACAAGCACAGGTGGAGGCCCTCGAGAAGCAGCGCGATTCCGGCCGTGCGCGGCCATCGCCAACCGCCCAACACGAACAGATGGTGAACGGCGAGAGCCGGTGCCATGGGGTGGAGATGGAAGTGAAGATACTGGGAATGGAGGCAATGGTAAGATTACAGTGTGAAAGAAGGAATCATCCAGCTGCAAGGCTGATGACAGCACTGCAAGAGCTTGGTGTGGAAGTACACTACGCGAGCGTGTCCGTGGTGAAGGACCTCATGATCCAGCAGGCGACGGTGAAGATGTCGCCGAGCCGAGTGTACACGCAGGAGCAGCTTAACGCTGCTCTCTATTCCCGATTGGCTGCCGAGGCACCAGTCCGTAGATAG